Below is a window of Stigmatopora nigra isolate UIUO_SnigA chromosome 3, RoL_Snig_1.1, whole genome shotgun sequence DNA.
TGAGGGTACATGTCGGAGATATTGTCCATAGCAGGAATAACTTGCCCATTTGTTTTGGACTAAGCGGCATAAATGGTTCTGGAGAAAATTATGCCATCCAAGCAACATCTATTTCAGAGATGCCCCTTTTTATTTCAGCAAGACAATGTTGGGAAATGCATAGTGCATTATAACACACAACAGCAAAGACCTGAGCTTTTGAGCAACTTAATTTGTGCATTAAGCAAGAATGGGCAAAAATTCTACCTACAAAAATTCAACAATAAGTGTCATCCGTTTTAAATTGCACGCtgctgttaaaaataaataaatcaaatcagtAAAATGTGTaccaaaagggacaaaaaacattaaatatttgtctttgttGTGTACTCACCTAAATAAAAGTTCGAAAGAATTGGCAAATAAGTGTGTTGTGTATGTGCGTCTGTACTTAAAAATTAAAGCAAGCCTATTGATCcaattcaaaaatgttttttctcctGTCGGGTGACTATGATTGGCTCTGTGCACCAGATATGGTGAACTGGCTCAttgcatttgcatttaaaacGTGGAGGGCAATTGTGAGAAGGACAATGTAGGGCCTCACGCCTCGTTTAAGGCTACTCGCAGCTCGTTGGAGAGAAGACGGTTTTTTTCACGCTGCTTGTAAAGATGGTCTTGACAGTCAGAAGGCatttgagagagagaggaaaagagACAGAAGGCAGGTTAGTAGCTAAAATCTAAAGAACGCAGAGGATAGTTATTAGCATTAGAAACTTTTGGTCCTTGTAAACCAGCCGACACAGTGGATCTCAACCATGAAAAGTTGCACTTCACATATGTACTCACTATACCCTCCAATCTAAGCAGTAATGTGTTAGAAAAAGtttctttttaattggattttttacTGGATGCAGTTGCTCCCCTTTTCAGTCACGCAAGTCATCCCAATATTACAATCTAATAGTAATATCAAAATAGGCATTCAGAGTTGAATCTAAGATGATAAGGAAGTGAGCCGGTAATATTTAAAACTGTTCAATAAAGATaccaatgaaatgaatgaaaatatgctACATTGGTGAGAAAAGTTAAGTGAAACACTATTGTGAggtaatatttcaaaatacagcCCTATTTCTAGTTAGTATTTAGAGAGCAAGGTGGGTccaaacaattacaaaaaaacagcattttttaacatttctctGAATGAATTTCTTAACTAAAAGGCATTTCTTACATTGTGGCGTTTTCCCctttgtaaataaaatcattctcAATTATGTATTAGTGTATTGGTAACCACAACGTAATGTATAGCtaacataacatagcataacatagcctAACATAGCATAACGTAGCTACATTGCTAACATTTTACTTCTGCTCCAAGAATGTGAATAATCGAGGTAAAGAAAATCAACTAATTATTCTTCAGGTCTCGACAAATGTCAGATAAAAGTAGTTTGCACTCAATTTAGAAGATTCCTAATTTTACAGGACTATGATCGATAATTAATCCTCCCACACAGAAAATGTAAGAGGAGCTTTGGAGTTTATTCAAAAGCTACTcgacaaaattaattaaaaacagacaaacaaaagtaaaaatagaCAAGCAGGAGCGAAGATTGTAGGAGGAAGAAGGGTAAGAGAGTTGACAGATGGaagaatttttattttacatcatAGTAAAACGGTTCAAAAGGTGTGCATGACAGATGAATGAATGGGCAGTGATGGCAGCAAAATGGGCCCACAAGTGTAAGGAACGTTACAATAGAGGGCAGAGAGTACAGAAAAGTAGAGCAGATGCTGCGCCGGACAGAAATAACCACGTTCAACCACTGGGTGGCTTCTGTGATGTACACAATTAGCTGgaaaaaggagaaagagaaacaaaaagaatttgaggaggaaaaaaagacaaaatgtagAAGCAAGCAGAAAGGAGAAAAAGGATGCGGGAATGAGGGATTGGAAATCTGGCAATTTTGCGACAAAACTGAAACGTGCTAATGTTAGTAGACAAGGCTGTAATGTAATTAGAAAATTGCTGAAAAGTTGGCTTATGATACTTACGTAGCtcattattttcataaaaatgattCCATGAACAAATAAGTAAAATGGCAttaatattttgtaaatgtgttaaaatgtgAGTTGTTACTGTGCTCACAATTGAAAGCAAGCACTAGTGTGCGACTACAGGCTGAAGGCCGTCCCCCTACTGGTTGATTCCTAACCTACAGTCGTGACTTGAGGCCTTATGGCTGTTAAAAAGTTTGTCGGGAGCCTTACAAACACTAACTAAGAGGAGCTAAGTCTTGTTAGAGTGGTCAAAGAAAAGCTGTAAGTAGGAAGACTACACTACTAAAAAAAAcggcacacacaaacatgcgtGAGACGTTGAATTACATGGAAGTCATGTCGTTGAGGGCGTGGTCCAACTCCTCACTGATGGCCTTGTATTTCAGTTTCTGGGCATACAGCTCATCTAAAGTGGAATATTATTACCAAAGGGGGTGGTGGATCGGATTGAGACAAACAAAAGGGGGAATGAtaattgaaattaaatgaagTCAGCAAACagcagcaaaaaaagacaaaatgaagaAAGAGACTGTGGAAGGATGCAATGCAGAAGTGGGAAAATAACAGCTGCATAGGTCGCGACAGATTCCAGAGGAGTCATAAAGAACGAGTCCCGACCGACACCTGCTGGCCATGAATCGAAATGCAAGACTGTGGCGGCCCTCGCGATAAACCGTTGAAAAACGTAGCGTGCATACATAAGTGTTCTAACACTGTATTAAGTTTCAAAGAGTGATCACTAGGACTCAACTCTGGCTTCTTAAAATGGCTGAtaagatttaaaataaatggattcatACCCTCTAGGTCGTCAATGGTCTTTTCAAGCTTGGCGACTGATCTCTCAGCAAACTCAGCACGCGTCTCAGCCTGGAAGAAGTTAAGAAAGCAGAGACGCATTAGCACTCTTCATTCACAAAGTGAGCAacttctacacacacaaaaagttgGCAGAACTTGACATTGTGCCTTCTCACCTCCTTCAGCTTGTCTGTAAGAACCTTGATCTCTTCCTCGTACTTGTCCTCCTTCTGTGAGTACTGTGGTTAGAAACACAAGGGGGGAAAATATGACTGTCAAAATACCACAAACTTCTTCACTCATGTCATATTTTGCCATTCTTCACTTCTACGTACTTACCTTCTCTGCCTGAGCCTCCAGAGACTTGAGGTTGTTCTGCACGGTCTTCAGCTCCTCCTCAAGCTCAGAGCATTTGCTGCAGTTTTATAGTTTGTTTGGAAAATAACACAATGGTCATGAAACAATATGAcatccacacttttttttctctccataccTCTCAGACAACTCAGCGCGCTCCTCTGTACGTTCCAAATCACTCTCAATGATCACAAGCTTACGGGCCACCTGAAGTCAGACATGCAAGTCCGGTTAGAACGTTTGCCAGAAGTCCCACAGTTGAGAAACTCGCCTCCTCGTATTTGCGATCGGCCTCCTCAGCGATGTGTTTGGCTTCCTTCAGCTGGATCTCCTGCAGTTCCATCTTCTCCTCGTCTTTCATCGCCCTGTTCTCAATAACC
It encodes the following:
- the LOC144193976 gene encoding uncharacterized protein LOC144193976 isoform X6, coding for MAGGSSLEAVKKKIKSLQEQADVAEDRAAFLQRELNLERTAREAAEGDVASLNRRIQLVEEELDRAQERLATALTKLEEAEKAADESERGMKVIENRAMKDEEKMELQEIQLKEAKHIAEEADRKYEEVARKLVIIESDLERTEERAELSESKCSELEEELKTVQNNLKSLEAQAEKYSQKEDKYEEEIKVLTDKLKEAETRAEFAERSVAKLEKTIDDLEDHLYKQREKNRLLSNELRVALNEA
- the LOC144193976 gene encoding uncharacterized protein LOC144193976 isoform X3; the encoded protein is MDAIKKKMQMLKLDKENALDRAEQAESDKKAAEDRSKQLEDDLVALQKKLKATEDELDKYSEALKDAQEKLELAEKKATDAEGDVASLNRRIQLVEEELDRAQERLATALTKLEEAEKAADESERGMKVIENRAMKDEEKMELQEIQLKEAKHIAEEADRKYEEVARKLVIIESDLERTEERAELSESKCSELEEELKTVQNNLKSLEAQAEKYSQKEDKYEEEIKVLTDKLKEAETRAEFAERSVAKLEKTIDDLEDHLYKQREKNRLLSNELRVALNEA
- the LOC144193976 gene encoding tropomyosin alpha-1 chain isoform X1 — translated: MDAIKKKMQMLKLDKENALDRAEQAESDKKAAEDRSKQLEDDLVALQKKLKATEDELDKYSEALKDAQEKLELAEKKATDAEGDVASLNRRIQLVEEELDRAQERLATALTKLEEAEKAADESERGMKVIENRAMKDEEKMELQEIQLKEAKHIAEEADRKYEEVARKLVIIESDLERTEERAELSESKCSELEEELKTVQNNLKSLEAQAEKYSQKEDKYEEEIKVLTDKLKEAETRAEFAERSVAKLEKTIDDLEDELYAQKLKYKAISEELDHALNDMTSI
- the LOC144193976 gene encoding uncharacterized protein LOC144193976 isoform X4, whose protein sequence is MAGGSSLEAVKKKIKSLQEQADVAEDRAAFLQRELNLERTAREAAEGDVASLNRRIQLVEEELDRAQERLATALTKLEEAEKAADESERGMKVIENRAMKDEEKMELQEIQLKEAKHIAEEADRKYEEVARKLVIIESDLERTEERAELSESKCSELEEELKTVQNNLKSLEAQAEKYSQKEDKYEEEIKVLTDKLKEAETRAEFAERSVAKLEKTIDDLEDELYAQKLKYKAISEELDHALNDMTSI
- the LOC144193976 gene encoding uncharacterized protein LOC144193976 isoform X5, with product MAGGSSLEAVKKKIKSLQEQADVAEDRAAFLQRELNLERTAREAAEGDVASLNRRIQLVEEELDRAQERLATALTKLEEAEKAADESERGMKVIENRAMKDEEKMELQEIQLKEAKHIAEEADRKYEEVARKLVIIESDLERTEERAELSESKCSELEEELKTVQNNLKSLEAQAEKYSQKEDKYEEEIKVLTDKLKEAETRAEFAERSVAKLEKTIDDLEDKLDHAKEEDMIVKQLMDQTLREICNF